In the Planctomycetia bacterium genome, one interval contains:
- the atoC gene encoding sigma-54-dependent Fis family transcriptional regulator — protein MLRQPDPNADQTPAPPLRGLIGGSRAMLDVYGTTRRVAATNASVLLLGETGTGKELIAKAIHELSPRGSGPFVRVNCGALSESLLESELFGHVRGSFTGAVANRTGRFEAAHTGTIFLDEINSTTPKLQVKLLRVLQEREFERVGDTETIRVDTRVIAASNRDLLDEVARENFREDLYYRLNVVPIQLPPLRARRDDIPLLVSHFLEHYNDQNDRYVVHIQKEAAEALSKYHWPGNVRELQNVVERCVVMAPGDELTLDLLPPAMRGDRAASPAPGRGGDLDSLARDLVEQGMTTAGPNDENLFERVVSRVERELIAQMLAACGGVQLKAAARLGINRNTLRKKLQEHGLEDEA, from the coding sequence ATGCTGCGCCAGCCCGATCCGAACGCTGACCAGACGCCGGCCCCGCCGCTCCGCGGGCTGATCGGCGGCAGCCGGGCGATGCTCGACGTCTACGGCACCACGCGCCGGGTGGCGGCCACGAACGCCTCGGTGCTCCTCCTCGGCGAGACGGGGACGGGCAAGGAACTGATCGCCAAGGCGATCCACGAGCTCTCGCCGCGCGGCAGCGGGCCGTTCGTCCGCGTCAACTGCGGCGCCCTCTCGGAGAGCCTCCTGGAGAGCGAGCTCTTCGGCCACGTCCGCGGCTCGTTCACCGGCGCGGTCGCCAACCGCACCGGCCGCTTCGAGGCGGCCCACACCGGCACGATCTTCCTCGACGAGATCAACTCCACGACGCCCAAGCTCCAGGTCAAGCTGCTCCGCGTCCTTCAGGAGCGGGAGTTCGAGCGCGTCGGCGACACGGAGACGATCCGGGTGGACACGCGGGTCATCGCCGCGAGCAACCGCGACCTGCTCGACGAGGTCGCCCGCGAGAACTTTCGCGAGGACCTGTACTACCGGCTCAACGTGGTGCCGATCCAGCTGCCGCCGCTCCGCGCCCGGCGGGACGACATCCCGCTCCTCGTCAGCCACTTCCTCGAGCACTACAACGACCAGAACGACCGCTACGTCGTCCACATCCAGAAGGAGGCGGCCGAGGCGCTCTCCAAGTACCACTGGCCGGGCAACGTCCGCGAACTGCAGAACGTGGTCGAGCGGTGCGTGGTGATGGCGCCGGGGGACGAGCTGACACTCGACCTCCTGCCGCCGGCGATGCGCGGCGACCGCGCGGCGTCGCCCGCCCCGGGCCGCGGGGGGGATCTCGACAGCCTGGCCCGCGATCTCGTCGAGCAAGGGATGACGACGGCCGGCCCGAACGACGAGAACCTCTTCGAACGCGTCGTCAGCCGGGTGGAGCGGGAATTGATCGCGCAGATGCTCGCCGCCTGCGGCGGGGTGCAGCTCAAGGCCGCGGCCCGGCTGGGCATCAACCGCAACACGCTGCGCAAGAAGCTCCAGGAGCACGGCCTCGAGGACGAGGCGTAG
- the argH gene encoding argininosuccinate lyase has product MTDPRPAHSTPPAKAWGGVFAEPTDRRVEAFSESVSFDRRLADDDIDGSIAHARMLASCGLMTVQEADSIAHVLEEIRAEIAAGRFEFSAAKEDIHLHVEAALTARLGDAGRKLHTARSRNDQVATDLRLHCRRAIDRLDNGLADLQRAYLGLADSERDLVIPGYTHMRRAQPVLAAHQLLAWVEKFARDRDRLVDCRRRTNVLPLGSGAIAGTSLPIDREHVRAALGFDAVAANSLDGASDRDFVCELAFVIALAMVHLSQWAEEWILYSTVEFGFLRLPEGFCTGSSIMPQKINPDVLELVRGKSARTIGNVQSLLVLLKGLPTAYNRDLQEDKEAIFDSVDTLEAALGVAAPLVAATRFDRERIGADLERGHLDATSLMEALIAAGVPQRTGHEIVGRLVRRALTRGVPLAELSDEEFSNEYAGWNAGLRGALGASRAVERMASFGSTAPASVADQISRWQGRLAARDER; this is encoded by the coding sequence GTGACCGATCCCAGACCAGCGCACTCCACCCCACCCGCCAAGGCCTGGGGGGGCGTGTTCGCCGAGCCGACCGACCGGCGGGTCGAGGCGTTCTCCGAGAGCGTTTCCTTCGACCGCCGGCTCGCCGACGACGACATCGACGGCTCGATCGCCCACGCCCGGATGCTCGCTTCCTGCGGCCTGATGACGGTCCAGGAGGCCGACTCGATCGCCCACGTGCTCGAGGAGATCCGGGCCGAGATCGCGGCCGGGCGGTTCGAGTTCAGCGCCGCCAAGGAAGACATCCACCTCCATGTCGAGGCCGCGCTCACGGCCCGGCTCGGTGACGCCGGCCGCAAGCTGCACACCGCCCGGAGCCGCAACGATCAGGTGGCCACCGACCTCCGGCTCCACTGCCGGCGGGCGATCGACCGGCTCGACAACGGCCTCGCCGATCTGCAGCGGGCGTACCTCGGCCTCGCCGACAGCGAACGGGATCTCGTGATCCCCGGCTACACCCACATGCGCCGGGCCCAGCCCGTGCTCGCCGCCCACCAGCTCCTCGCCTGGGTGGAGAAGTTCGCCCGCGACCGCGACCGGCTCGTCGACTGCCGGCGCAGGACGAACGTCCTTCCCCTCGGCTCGGGCGCGATCGCCGGCACGAGCCTGCCGATCGACCGCGAGCACGTCCGCGCGGCGCTCGGCTTCGATGCCGTGGCCGCCAACAGCCTCGACGGCGCCAGCGACCGCGACTTCGTCTGCGAGCTGGCGTTCGTGATTGCCCTGGCGATGGTTCACCTCTCGCAGTGGGCGGAGGAGTGGATTCTCTACAGCACGGTGGAGTTCGGGTTCCTGCGGCTGCCGGAGGGGTTCTGCACCGGCAGCTCGATCATGCCGCAGAAGATCAACCCGGACGTGCTGGAACTGGTCCGCGGCAAGTCGGCGCGGACGATCGGCAACGTCCAGTCGCTGCTCGTGCTCCTCAAGGGGCTGCCCACCGCCTACAACCGCGACCTCCAGGAGGACAAGGAGGCGATCTTCGACTCCGTCGACACGCTCGAGGCCGCGCTCGGCGTCGCCGCCCCCCTCGTGGCCGCCACCCGGTTCGACCGTGAGCGGATCGGCGCCGACCTCGAACGGGGTCACCTCGACGCCACCAGCCTCATGGAGGCACTGATCGCAGCCGGCGTGCCGCAGCGGACCGGGCACGAGATCGTCGGCCGGCTGGTCCGCCGGGCGCTGACCCGCGGCGTCCCTCTGGCGGAGCTTTCCGACGAGGAGTTTTCCAACGAATATGCCGGTTGGAATGCCGGCCTGCGCGGCGCCCTGGGGGCATCCCGGGCAGTTGAGCGGATGGCGAGTTTCGGCTCCACGGCCCCGGCCTCGGTTGCCGACCAGATTTCCCGGTGGCAGGGCCGGCTGGCGGCCCGCGACGAACGCTGA
- a CDS encoding DNA-binding response regulator gives MPFVLVVEDDPALGAGLEECFRREHFDVHLERDGAEGLAAARDRAPDCIVLDVMLPGMNGFDVVRTFRAGGGAAPVLFLTARAEEADRILGLEMGGDDYLVKPFSNRELIARVRALLRRARRPEEPAGQIACAGFVLEPEAGVLTLPCGRVVELARYETEILRRLFATPGKVVPRSRLLDEIWGWGGETTTRVVDFHVGNLRRKVESDPARPTHILTAHGRGYRWAGG, from the coding sequence GTGCCCTTCGTGCTCGTGGTTGAAGACGACCCGGCCCTCGGAGCCGGCCTCGAGGAATGCTTCCGTCGGGAGCATTTCGACGTCCACCTGGAGCGGGACGGCGCAGAGGGGCTGGCCGCCGCGCGGGATCGCGCGCCCGACTGCATCGTCCTCGACGTCATGCTCCCGGGCATGAACGGCTTCGACGTCGTCCGCACGTTCCGGGCCGGGGGCGGCGCGGCGCCGGTGCTGTTTCTCACCGCCCGGGCCGAGGAGGCCGATCGCATCCTCGGGCTGGAGATGGGGGGCGACGACTACCTCGTCAAGCCGTTCTCCAATCGCGAGCTGATCGCCCGCGTCCGGGCACTCCTGCGCCGGGCCCGGCGGCCGGAGGAGCCGGCCGGGCAGATCGCGTGCGCGGGCTTCGTGCTCGAGCCCGAGGCGGGCGTGCTCACGCTGCCCTGCGGGCGGGTGGTGGAACTGGCCCGCTACGAGACGGAGATCCTTCGGCGGTTGTTCGCCACGCCCGGCAAGGTCGTGCCCCGCAGCCGGCTGCTCGACGAGATCTGGGGCTGGGGAGGCGAGACGACGACGCGGGTCGTCGATTTCCACGTCGGCAACCTGCGCCGCAAGGTCGAATCCGACCCGGCCCGGCCGACGCACATCCTCACGGCCCACGGCCGCGGCTACCGCTGGGCCGGCGGCTGA